DNA sequence from the Colletotrichum higginsianum IMI 349063 chromosome 10, whole genome shotgun sequence genome:
CTGTCATGATATACAGGCCGAGCTTTTGCAGCCGCGTCAGCCAGTCATTCCTGTGCCCTTGTTGAAATCGTTAAAAGGGgagccaccgccgccgtacTTACAGTGCTGATCACCATACTCGAGTATGCAAAGGCTTTGATTTTTGCTGCCTTCACTTCGTCCTTGATATTCTTCAGAGTCGCCGTTGTCGAGTAGTCagcgacggcaacggcggcaacTGCGCCTTTGCCCCTGAAGCCGGCCCACGTCTCGCCGATTTTGGTACCGAGTGAGAACTGCGTGTTGGCTCTGGAGATTGCCGCACCTGTCCTGATCGTCTGCTCGAGGAATTCTACACCAAACTGACTGGTcatggggagagagaaatgTTGGTTAGTCGATGGGCGGCTCGCCACAGATGTAGATACGAAGGGGGGTATGCTTACGCCTTCTTCGATGCCTCCCAGGACTTGTCGACACCTATCTCGTCCATCAAGTTCTGCATGTCGTCCCGCACTTTCTTCGTGATCTCGTCACCGAAGccctcttttccctccaACAGGTTCACCCACAACTGCTTCATGGCGTCGTGTAGGAACTGATACTCGTCCTGGATGACGGGGTCGTAGGAAGAGCCCACGTAAGGCATGTTTATACGCAGCTGGGTGCACTTCTTCCTAACGTTCTCTGTCAGCCTCATACACAGAGGCCTCTCGGCATCGGTCCATCCCGCGCCCTTGACGGCTATTGCGATCGGGTCCAGGGCCTGCATGACTGTGGCATCGCGGGATCGTCAGCCTACATCTACGCGGGTGTGCACACAcaaagggggagagggaaacgTAGAAACTTACTGTTCCCAATCCTCTGCAACATGTTGCTTTCCTTTTGGCGATCGTTATGTTAGCCAaatgaaaagaaaagaaaagaaaaccatACGAAAAAATTCCAGATGCCTGTCAAGGTCTGGAAAGTTGGAATAAGTACGAACCGAGTTCGATGCACTCCCCAGTGTCTGCACCATTTGATTTAGCGCCGGTCCGATGCCGAACATGTTGTAGAGGGCGGCCGCCCACCGCTTCCCGCCGTTGAGACCCGTGGTCGCAACCTTTCCCCTTCCTGCGCTCGTCGTGCCCATGGAAGGGTCGTTCTTGTAGTTCCGCAGCTGGGGGAGCAGCCGGAGAAGGGTGAACtgggcggccttctcgttgAGGCGGCTATAGTAGTCGTCCTTGCTCATGCAACTCGGGCCCTTACCATCCCACCAGTACCGCAACTTCTTTCGCTGGCCGACGCTGAGCTGCTTGCGGAAGGCGTCCTTGTTTGTGTCCGCGATGGTGGAGATGCGTTGTGCGAGCCACGCCTTGGTATACTTGTCTGTCACCCATGTCCGCAGTccggcctcgaggttggggcccagctccgccggcaccgtgtcgccgccgtcgtcgctgacCAAGGGCTTCGAGACGCCGACGAACATTTCACGGTCGTGGTCCGACATGTGGTACAGCATCACGCGGTAGATGAGCCTCTGCGTCTGGTCCTGCAGTTCGGAGGGCATCTTCATCTCGCTCAGCTGTTTGGCGCCGGCCCTCTCGTCTTGCGTCACCGGCTGTGCGGCGGCTACCGTTGCCATCGCATACAATTTGGGTGAGACCTCGGTATGTGCCGTTGCCATCAACGTGATCggggcgccgacgaagcTCCCCGCGGTGCTGCTGGCGAGGATGGACCGCACAGCAATCGTCGGCGTGTCGGTCCATTCCCCGAGGACTCGGTGCCgcttgccctcctcgcccagcaTCTATACCCCTCGAACTATCAGCAATCCATTCTCCATTTGTCCTCTTCACAAGAGACACAAGTGAACCACAGAGTCACAGGGTGGCTGCGGGCCATACCTTGGGATCAAACTTCCGGACGATTCCGGTGACGTCCATGGCGTCGGAGCCCAACTCGATTCTcatgacggagaagacgaACGGTAACGTGACGCCCGTTAGGCCGAGGTTGTTGAAGGTGAGGTTCTCGTAGCTGGGCCGCGCCGGGTCCCAgccgtcggcctgctgcGCAATTAGCTGGGGCCGGGTGCAGCGGAACTCGTACACGGTGTTGTGCGAGACCGGATGGATCGTGTGGAAACACGTGTAAAACTCGTCCACGCGGGCAAAGTTGTGCGACGTCTGCGCCTGGGCGTACGCCGCGTCGCGGATCTGGTCGATGAGCGGGATGCGGGATGCGAAGATCTTGCAAAAGTTGTCAGTATCAACACCAGTGTGTATCACATGTCCTTGGGACGATGTTGCTTTGTCTCTCTCACCTTGCTCTCGCCGTGCATGGCCGTGGTCACATCGAGATACGGTGCCGAGTCCTGGACCGACGCGTCCTTGTCCGACCACTCCGACTTGTCGTACGCTAGCGCGTACGTATCGAGATGCTCCCAGGCCTCTCCCGTCGCAGGAGATGAAGCTGTTGTGACCCCAGGGTTCATGCTTGccatgttgatgttgatgctCATGCTACTCATCATGCCCATATCCATGCTCGGAGCCCAGGGGTGTTCGTCCGCATTACTCGGGAGGGACAGCATTACAGTGGGcttcccggcggcggcgtcgagttcCGACACGGAGAACGTGCCCGCCTTGGACAGGGCCATAgggccgacggcgccgcccgagCTCCCACCGAGGAGCACCTGGGCGCGGGGGTCCGTGACAAGGTTCTCTGCCACAAgagccggcggcagcgtctTCTGCGTCGGGTACACGATCACGCGCCGAGCCTGCGCCTCGTCGAACGACTCGGCGTCGGAGCCGTAGAAGACGCTTCCCTGCGCGATCATGAGCGCGTCGTCCAGATACAGGACGCCGTGCTCCCAGCAGCAGTCCCTtgtgccgccgccgctctcaGTCCCGGACACCTAGCGGGACCAGGCGAGCGTGCAGTCTTTGAGCATCGCGGCTTCGCAGTAGACGCCGTCCACAGCGAGCACGCCCTCAAAGACAGAGACGGACGGGAAGACAGACTCGGGATGGGCTGTCGgctcttcgccgtcgtcctgcAGGTTCCACTTCCAATGCAGCTGCTTCACATGCGGCCGAAGCTTGGCATTGTTGGCCGGCACGCTGACCAGCACCAGCGGGTTCTTGCTCGTGTACGAGTCCAGCAgctggccctcgagggcgtccaTAAGCGTCGACCCACCGAACCGCTCGAACAGAGGCTGCAGCTCGCGGAACTGCGCCAGCATGTTCATCTTTTCTGCCGGTTCGACGGCGCGCAGCGTGTCAGAGATGCTCTTGGCCGTAATGTCCGGGTAGTTGAGGTGGACCAGGTAGCCGTTGGCGTGGTAGCTGCGCAGGCCTTCGCGGAGGTGAACACCGTGGATGTGACTACAGTCGGCCTCCTCGCTTCCGATTGACTCGACCGTTACGGGGCCGTAGCTCGCGCCGGTCTCAGTCCGGATCAGCTGGTGGCCGACGCGCAGGTAGCCTACCTCGAGCCACGGGTTCTCCCTGCGCGCACCGTCCGGGTCCAAAGCCCGCAGACCCGTCGTTGTGTGGAAGACATGGTTGGCCGACGCAAATGGGCGCTCGCCGTTGAATCCGTATAGTTGGACCCTGTCCCCGTCTCCGCCTCCGTCACCGACGGTGGCCGGCTGCCGGACCGTTTCATCCGAGCACAGGCCCCACTGcggctcggcgccgccccggGTCAGCACGCGGTCGCCTTCAACGAGATCCTCAATGTTTTTGGTTCCCGAGGCGACGATCACCTGCGTCCCCGGCCGGAAGCACCCGCCAAACATGTTGGGCCTGAGCCACTGGCTACGCACGCGGTTGCCGGCGCGCGCCTTGAAGAGCGACGTCCCCCAGAACGCCGTCATGTACTGGTCGACAGACTCGCCAAAGGTGCTCGTCACctgcgtcggcgccggcacgcGCGTGAAGGTTGGCACAACCTTGGTGGTCTCCCTGACATTGTTCACCGCCTGCACGGCGGCGCTCTGGTAGTCGTTTGTCGCCGAATCCCACGAAGCCCAGACGGTCTGGCCCAGGATCTCATACTGGTCGATGTCGTCCTGGATCTCCCACCTCACTatgtcgccgacgatgcgGTCCTTCAGATGCTCGGCCACCTGCCGCGTGGTCGCGTCGGGGTACCCGTCCAGGGCGAGtacgccgccgacgttgcGGAGCATCTGTTCGATACGGAAGTCTGGGTTGGCCTTGCGGAAGGCCTCGCTCTGTGACTGTTCGATCCAGCCACGAAAGACAGCCACCCAGTGCTTCATGTCCTCACTCTCGGCACTGAGCACCTCGGTCATGCTGAAACCCGGCCCGTGCTTGAGGTACTCGTAGCAGAACAAAAGGGCGATGGTGTAGTCGCGGCTGACGTTCCGGCTGAGAGCATTGTGGTCAAAAGGTGGAGCCAGAAGGAGCTTGTGATAGTTGTCTAGGaagccctcctcctcccgcagCTGCTGAAGGGTGGGCATGCCGCTGGAGCGCAGATGGTTATTGACGTGGTCCCCGTACATGGGCGTGAGCAGCTTTGTGATCGTTTTCTTGGAcagctccttggccttgtcggtATCCACCGAGCTGTGGAATCCATAGTCGTCGGAGACGTTGGCGATACATCTCGCAATGCTGGCAGCGGCCAGGAGGTTGACGAGGTCCTGACAGTCGTGATCGTCAAAGGTGGTGCCCTCCTGAGAAACGTCCGGGCCCTGATAGTCAAAGTACTTCAGGCAATTGGTCGACTTGGAGGCCTTTTGCAATTTCTGAGAGTAGTATCCAGAGTCGAAATTACCAAGTCCCTGGAGGACACCGAGAAACTTCTTCACTCTATCCATGATGGTTGGGTTATTAATGATTAAGAAAAGGTTATTTAGATGGTGGTTGAATGGTATTGAGCGGGAACAATATCGTTTGGAACCCGCGTCTGCTTCTACTATTTGAATCTATGCGAGCTCCTAAGGGAGAGATTTACAAAATGCTGAAGTAAAGTGCGGCCTTGAAATCACTATGTCTGCTTGTGACAGCGCCCCTCTACTATCGTTACATCACCCCGGACTGTGATCATGCAGGTTTATTGTTGGAGTCCTTTCCTTTTCGCCTTGTACCCTAGCTTCATCCTGCAACGATCCAAGGAGAAAATCTTGCCTGTGATAGTGGCGCGTGTTTTTGTAAACACGGTGACTTCATCTGCGGCTGGTTGGTAGCCTTTGTGCTTAACCTCGCCTGCAGGACGAGACAAGACTAGAGGAGGCTTTCCATAAGTTCGGTCCCCATGAGACATTTCCCGACGATCATAGCGTTCCGTCTGAGAGGTTTCGAGACACACATCTCACCATATGCTTGATATCGGTTTTCACAGATACACGGAAAGCTTGACTTGGGCGGCGCACACGTCACGGAACAAGCCACTGCTGTCCCCAGCCGTCCCGGTCTGTCGTTTCTAACCGTtcccggcgccggagccTCCCGAGACACTGGCCGAGACAACTTTGTCTCAACGCCCACCCGTTTCCAGGGAACGGCCCGTAATGGACGGTTTACGCGCTTAATCCATATTTGGGAAGAATGATTCTGAGCCAGATTTGTCGAAGGCTGATACTTACGGACTTACCATGATTTAGCGCTGGAATAACCTGGAATAGCTGAGAGCACGAACGGCATTGACTACACCATCTCCGGCCTGTCTCGGTCAATGAGTCAAAAGAGAACATCAAACATGTCGGGTTTAAGAGGCGTCCGATGTTTAGTGGCAGAACTCAACCTACACCAGGAAGATTTTCATGAAGGAGGCTTTTCTGCCGTTTTGTTCCTTGCTTATCTTGGCTAGCAATTGATCAGTGGCTGCTTGTAACAACGATTAAATCTGAGACTGGACAGCCGTGCTTCTGTCTGgttctcttccctctcctctcctctcctctcctaTCCTATCTCCCTcgcctccacctcctccgtTTTGACCATGCCTTCCATCGCTTTATTCTGCTTCTCGATGTCGCCAATAATGCTCAATCTCGGAAGGTCATCCAATCTTTTCTTTTCGTTCCCTTGTGGCTTCTAACCCCAAGTTGTGTGTTAGCAAGACCTGGCGTGGGTTGGCATGatgagaaagagaaggacgCATGTGTCGTGTCTGTACTAGCTCGTGGCTGCCCAATCGTAGGCTTGGCATTGTCCCAAAACGGCAACGGCTGTGTGAGTCCAATGTGCTTATGTCATTCAACTGCTGTATGTTGTCCCATTGAGTAGGCAGTTTGGGTCTGGGGATGATGTAAACACGACAGGTGAACAGACAAGACCGTAGTGGATCTGAGTACGTATCCCTGGACGCCGGCAGGACCATAACATACACAACTGCAATCCGCGGTACGTACTCTGTTTTTGTATCACACTCCCGTCCCTTCAACGTGCCGTCCCGCTGTCTCATGCAAGCTAGTAATTCGTTCCTTGTGGACAGTGAAAGTTGGAAGAACTAAGGACGCTTGCAGGTATGGGAGGGCCATCACGGGATCTGGCAGCTTTGCAGTGCATTGGATTACTAATTCCGATGTTTGCCGCTTAGATTGTCACCCACACGCCTAGCTTCATCGACAAGCTTAGATATGTTCTCAACTCCATGCTTTTTTGGTTACCTCGCGAGCCACGAGATTCACAAGCCCGAAAACCCATAAGACTGGTGCTTTCGGTTTTCGGCGAGATCACTGATGACATGAACATCAGCACAGCGCTAGCTATCAAGAATGTCACCATTGGCGGCTCCAGCCGTGGCGACCTTGTCTACTAGGAGAAGTTCAAGGACAGCGATCTCAATTTCTATATCAGAGTGAAAGCTGTTAATCAGACAGTCAACAGCAAGAATGCACTCGTGTACCAGCGCTGGGCACTGTGGACTCAAACAACTTTCGCCAGGTAAAACAACTTCTCAGTAGGTTGTTAAATGCCTAATTTTCTCAGCTTGATAATCTAAAGTTTTGAAAGTTACTATAGGGCAACGACAGAAAATCAATGCATGTGAGATGCTCTAGTATTTGCACTGTTTCCTTATCACCTCCAGCGGTCGCAGTTGAGAGGATTTCTAGCACTAAAAGACGACATTAGCTTGAATATTTCTGCGATGGCAGAATCCGTTTCGGCGGTCATTCGTGTTCTGCGTTGCTCACTGTACGTTGTCTTCACGAAGTACTGTCTGGAGGTGATGGCAGCCGGGCACTATCCAAAGATGGTTCTCAATGCTCTGGTGGGAATCGGCTCTAGTGCCTGGGTCACCGCAATTGCTGATAAAGATAAGCCTGAAGTGACAAACTCGTAAATGGGATCAATCGCAGTTGCAGTATCTTTGAGATGCTGATCTTCTCTTTGGCACCATATGTCTGCATTATGGTGCTTATCATGCCCTTATCTCTGCTGGGTGCTTCTTATGGAGGCCGGACTACATCGGTCTTTTGATTACCCTATCCTCGGGGTCTCTTAGAACGCCGGGCCAGCAACATCAGCAAACACGTAAGTGGCTAGGATCAACTGCAGTTGCAATGACTTGAAGGTGCTAATCTCCTCGTGGTACCACATTCCTGGGTTATGTTGCTTATCGATCCGCTATCTTTACTTTTATTACAAGGTTACATTTACTCCAGATAATATCTATGAGAGGGGTGCTTATCTTGAAAGTCACTAGCTCACCGGCAACCGGCGGGTTCGGGTTATCGGTCTTCTACCCCATTGTGGGGGTTTCTTAAGTCGCCGGACCAGCGTCATTGACAACCCTTGTTAGAGTGTTATCGCTCAAATGGATGAAGAAACATGATAAATGCAACAGTCGGGCAGCTATGAAAAGAAGAACTCGCAAGATTGGAACTCCATGGTCATCACTTTTTTCAATGATTCGCTGCGTTGTCAAGGCAAACAATCAGATTGTGTTTAGGCTAATCGTGTTCCCTTCTTTGACACCTTGACCAAGATGAAGTGGTCAACTCATCTCTTCTATGTCCTGTTAGCATCGAATGCGCTTGCGGTTCAACCATGGCTTGACAAAGCCCTATCAACGGAAGAACGACTTCTTTCATTCATAGCTCAACTCAACGATACCCAAAAACATGCCATGGTACAAGGTGACACGGAGGTTAGTATAATCACGACTACTCCCATCACTGGATTCAGTTCGTCCGTCGTTGACAAGTTTACACAGCTGACCGATAACGGAACGGGCGTCAACGCCTGTATCGGACACGTCCAGGGAAACTCCACACTCGGCATCCCCGATATTTGCATGGGCGACGGTCCCGCTGGCGTCGGCAACTCCCTGGACAACGTAACCGCTTTCCCGGCTCCGGTGATGGCAGCCAGCTCCTGGAATACGTCCTTGCAGTATGAATATGGCCAGGCACTTGCCCAGGAGCATCTGGGAAAAGGTCGTAACATCGTCCTTGCGCCAACCATCAACATCCTTCGTTCTCCCCTTTGGGCTCGCGCCGCTGAGACTCTATCTGAGGATCCATGGCTGACCGCACGCATGGCGGTTGCGGGTACAATGGGAATACAGAGTCAAGGAGCATTGGCATGTCCGAAGCATCTCGCGGCATACAACCAGGACACCAATAGGTTCGGTATCGGTCCTGAGTGGATAACGGTGAATCCCGTTGTCGACAAGAGAACGATGCATGAGCTCTATCTGCCAGCGTTCAAAGCAAGCGTACAAGAGGCGGATGCAGCGAGCGTCATGTGCTCTTATAACCGACTCAACGGCTCCTTCACCTGCGAGAACGATTGGCTGCTCAACACCACTCTGCGGCAGGACTGGGGCTTCAAAGGCTTCGTGGTCGCGGACTGGTACTTTTCTACTAGAAGTaccgtcaaggccgtcatGGCAGGGCTGGACATCTCCATGCCGGGTGGGGACCTGACGAACAGCTACGGATTCCCAGCGTACTACGGCGACCTTCTTGCTGAAGCCATCAATAATGGATCAATCCCGCGGGGGCGTCTCGATGATATGGTCGAGAGAGTCTGGCGCTACATGTTCAAGCTAGGACAAGTTGACAATCCGGTGGAAGGCGACTCCACAGCTCATGTGCGCACCCAAGAACACCTGGATCTGGCGCAGCGGATGGTTGAAGACGGTGCGGTACTGCTCAAGAATGCCCAGGACACGCTCCCTATTTCCTCTGAGAAGTACTCCAAGATTGCAGTTTTTGGAATTGGGGCGACCGCCGAGAACCAAGTCTCAGAGAACCATGGCGGCTTTGTTATCGACTCCACTATGGTTGTTCAAGCACCCCTTGACGCCCTCCAGCGCCGTGGAAGCATCGAAAACATCTCAGTCGAATACGCAGAGACATATCCCGGCACCGGACAGTTCCCCACAGCTCCCTCACGTATGTtccgggacggcggcgtgaACGTAACGTACTACGAGACCACCGACTTCTCTGGCCCTGTCATCAAAACAGACTTCGTTCCCAACATCACAATCGCCACCTATCCTTCTGCGCTGTGGAAATCGTACCCGGATGTCTTCTCGGCTATTTATGAGGCAACCTTTCTCCCAAACACGACTGGCATGTACCATTTCTCTATGTATGGTCAGGGTACCGCACTCTTGTATCTGGACGATGTCCTTTTGGCCAACATGTCATTCGCGAACTTTGGTAACTACGTCCAGGGCAATGCATACCTCAAATACGGATCCGAACACAAACTCGTGATCAAATACGATATGGGTTACTCGCTGTCCACCGGCGGATACGGTGTCACCCTCGGCGTAGACGTCGGCAACGAAACTCGAGACTccgtggccgaggagctcgctGGGTGGGCAGACCTGAGCATCATTTTCGCTTCTGATCGGCTTTCGGAAGGCGCCGACAATGGAATGGGACTCTCTTTGCCTGGCGATCAAAATGCGCTCATCAGCCGACTGGCCGGCCTTTCCAAAAGAACGGTGGTCATTCTCAACACGAACTCAGCGGTTCTCATGCCCTGGATCAAGGATGTGGATGGCGTAATGGAGATCTGGTATCCGGGTCAACAGGTCGGTCTGGCGCTCGAGCGCCTCCTTTTCGGTGACGTCAGCCCGAGCGGAAAACTGCCTTTGACGTTTCCGAAAAGTCTGAAGGACACGATACAGATCAACACAGACATCGACGTGCCATACTCGGAAGGTCTATACGTGGGGTA
Encoded proteins:
- a CDS encoding Glycoside hydrolase family 3 domain protein, which produces MVQGDTEVSIITTTPITGFSSSVVDKFTQLTDNGTGVNACIGHVQGNSTLGIPDICMGDGPAGVGNSLDNVTAFPAPVMAASSWNTSLQYEYGQALAQEHLGKGRNIVLAPTINILRSPLWARAAETLSEDPWLTARMAVAGTMGIQSQGALACPKHLAAYNQDTNRFGIGPEWITVNPVVDKRTMHELYLPAFKASVQEADAASVMCSYNRLNGSFTCENDWLLNTTLRQDWGFKGFVVADWYFSTRSTVKAVMAGLDISMPGGDLTNSYGFPAYYGDLLAEAINNGSIPRGRLDDMVERVWRYMFKLGQVDNPVEGDSTAHVRTQEHLDLAQRMVEDGAVLLKNAQDTLPISSEKYSKIAVFGIGATAENQVSENHGGFVIDSTMVVQAPLDALQRRGSIENISVEYAETYPGTGQFPTAPSRMFRDGGVNVTYYETTDFSGPVIKTDFVPNITIATYPSALWKSYPDVFSAIYEATFLPNTTGMYHFSMYGQGTALLYLDDVLLANMSFANFGNYVQGNAYLKYGSEHKLVIKYDMGYSLSTGGYGVTLGVDVGNETRDSVAEELAGWADLSIIFASDRLSEGADNGMGLSLPGDQNALISRLAGLSKRTVVILNTNSAVLMPWIKDVDGVMEIWYPGQQVGLALERLLFGDVSPSGKLPLTFPKSLKDTIQINTDIDVPYSEGLYVGYKAYDQSGAKPLFSFGHGLTYSTFNLEDLEVSLTKDSFVARATLRNEGARSAKQVVQLYVGYPDAAKEPPKLLRAFVKTEVEAGGAEIVELVVKFEDLKIWDDDTDEWRLVGGQYEILLGFSASDIRLQQTLDI